GTTGGCGTGGGTCGGGTCGAACGGGCGCTGGAAGCCTTCGTCGATCTTCAGCAGCCAGTTGAAATGGAACGCGTCGTTGCGCTCGCGGCGGAACTGTTTGACCGCTTTGAGGCCCTGAGTCATCTGCCGCGCCACTTCGGCCGGGTCGTCGATGATGATCTCGTAGTGCTGCTGCGCTTCTTCACCGAGGGTTGCGCCGACGAAGGCGTGCAGTTGCTCCAGATACGGTGCGGCGCTTTTCGGCCCGGTAAGGACCACCGGGAACGGCAGGTCCTGGTTGTCCGGGTGCATCAGGATGCCGAGCAGGTACAGGAATTCCTCGGCCGTGCCCGCGCCACCCGGGAAAATGATGATGCCGTGGCCAACCCGCACGAACGCTTCCAGGCGTTTCTCGATGTCCGGCAGGATCACCAGTTCGTTGACGATCGGGTTCGGCGCCTCGGCGGCGATGATCCCAGGTTCAGTCAAACCGAGGTAGCGACCGCCGTGGATGCGTTGCTTGGCATGGGCGATGGTCGCGCCTTTCATCGGGCCTTTCATCACGCCAGGGCCACAACCGGTGCAGATGTCCAGGCTGCGCAGGCCGAGTTCGTGGCCGACTTTCTTGGTGTATTTGTATTCTTCGGTGTTGATCGAGTGGCCGCCCCAGCACACCACGATTTTCGGTTCGACGCCGGGGCGCAGGGTGCGGGCGTTGCGCAGCAGGTGAAAGACGTAGTCGCTGATGCCCTGGGAGGTGCTCAGGTCGATGCTCAAGGCGTCGAGTTCGTTTTCTGTGTAGACGATGTCGCGCAGGGCGCTAAAGAGCATTTCACGGGTGCTGGCAATCATTTCGCCATCGACGAAAGCGTCGGCGGGGGCATTCAGCAGTTCCAGGCGTACGCCACGGTCTTGCTGGTGAATGCGGATTTCGAAGTCTTTATAGGCTTCCAGAATGGTCTTGGCGTTATCGACATGGGCGCCGGTATTGAGGATGGCCAGGGCGCACTGGCGGAAGAGGGTATAGGTGATGCCGGATGAGGCTTCGCTCAGTTGCTGCACTTCACGCTGGGAGAGCGTTTCCAGGCTGCCTTTAGGGCTGACCGAGGCGTTGATTACATGTCGTTGGGTCATTCAATGATCCTTAAAACGATGTCACCCGCCAGCAACGGCGCATGGCATCCGAATAGTGTGTATCCATGATGAAGATGGCACGAACTGCGCTGTATCGCCATGCTCCCGTTTGACGATGAAAAGATGAAAAGGAGCTCCAGCATAGCTAAATCCTTCGGGGAGGCGATAATGCCTCGCAGTCTTTTTGTCACAGCGCCTTTTACCATCGATGCAAGGAACCCCGTCGCGATGTTCGAAATCCAGCCAATGAATGCCGAAACCTATCGACGCCAGACGCGGCGCAGCACGGTGATCATCGCCCTGATGTTCCTGGCGCTGGCGATGGTGCTGTCGACGGCGGCGGTGACGTTGTTCGGTGAACCCGGCGGCGATAATCTGCGGTTCAACGTGGGCGGTGTGTTTGCCGCGTTGTTGCTGACGGTGGCGCTGATGCGCGGCAAGTTCTGGAGCCAGGAGTGGATGGCGCCAGCGGTCTATGGTTGGCAGCTCAAGCGCAGTCTGATGAGCGTCACCAACGTCATGCACCAGGTAACGGCGGCGGTGGAGCAGGGCGACCCTGCCGCCATGAAGCTGCTGCGCTTTTATCACTTGGGGCTGAGCCAGATGCACCAGTTGGACGGCAACTCCAGCGACCAAAGTCAGCTGACCCGAGAGATGGATCAGCACAAGGCACGGATGGACGCGTTGGGCATCGAGACCGAACAGAGGCGATTGAATCCGGCCTGGTTTGAGGCGATCAAACAGACGCCGATATAGCGATTACGATCGCTGGCAATGAGCGTTTTTGTGTAAATCACCTATCGTATCGGTGTCGAGTTGTAATGGTTTGAGCGCCGGTCACGGCTGGCTGGCGCTAAAAGGGCGAACGGGAAAATTCGCCATGTCATAAGGGATTCAGGGAGCGTCATGGGGCATCCGTCCGTCAAAGATCGTATTGAACACACCCGGTTCGCCACGCCTTGGGTGCCCGAGCCGGTTGAGTCAACGCTCAAGGTTCGATACGCGGTTTCTCTGCTGATTGCAGTGTGCTTGTCCTTGATGGCCATTGTGATCGGTGAAAGCTGGAACTCGCGTCAGTACCATCTGCGTGAGAGCGAAGTGGCGATGTCCAACCTGGCGCAAACCCTGGCCTCGCAGGCGCAGGCATCGATCAAACAGGCCGACACGCTACTGTTTTCCCTGGTGGACCGCCTCGAAATCGATGGCATGCAACCGGAAAAACTTCCCCGACTGCAACGTTTGCTCCAGGCTCAGCGCAGTGAGTTGGTACAGATCCATGGGCTGTTCGTGTTCGACGAAGAAGGACGCTGGCTCGCCAACGCCATTAACGTCATACCGCCCAATGCCAATAATTCCGACCGTGAATATTTCATCTACCACCGTGATCATCCCGACCGCGGCCCTCATATCGGTCCGTCGATAAAAAGTCGCTCGACCGGTGAGTGGATCATGACCGTGTCACGCCGGATCAATCACCCTGATGGCCGGTTTGCCGGCGTGGTGGTGGCTTCGATCTACCTTGAGCATTTCCTGGATTTGTACAACAGCATCGACATGGGTAATAACGGCGTGATCAACCTGATCTCCGATGACGCCACCATCGTCGTTCGGCGCCCGTTCAACGAAGCTGATATCGGCACCAGTGTTGCCAAAGGGCCGCTGTTTACCCAGCTCTTGCCCAAGGGCGATTCCGGTACGGCAACGGTCAGGTCCTTTGTCGACGGGGTGGTGCGGGTCGTGGGGTTTCGACGGGTCGAGGGGTATCCGCTTGTCGTTTTTGCCGGGCTCGACAAGGATGAAGTCCTGGCCAGTTGGCGGCAGGAATCAATATTCAGTGCGGGCATCGTCCTGTTGCTGCTGGGGTTTCTGGGGGCTCTCGGTTATCGCCTGATCCGCCTCATGAAGCAGCAGAATCATATTCAGAACAATCTGTTGGAGACTCAGGACAAACTCATTGAGGTCAACCGCAGCCTGGAGTTGCTGGCACTGGAGGATGCACTGACCGGGCTTTCCAATCGGCGTCAATTCGACCTGTTCATTCTCGCGGAAATGGGCCGCGCCAGGCGTAGCCAGGCCCATCTTGCGCTGTTGATGATCGATGTCGACCACTTCAAGAACTTCAATGATCACTACGGTCATTTGGCGGGCGATGAGTGTTTGCGCAAAATCAGCACGATCATCACCGAAAACATCAAGCGCCCCGGCGATCTCGCGGCTCGCTTCGGTGGTGAGGAGTTTACGGTGGTGCTGCCCGGTACCGACTACGTGGGGGCGTTTCTGGTAGCGGAAAACATCCGCCGTGCGGTTCAGCAGGCCGGCATCGAGCACGTTGGGGGCGTGGAAGGCGTGGTCACAGTCAGCGTGGGTGTCTGCGCCTACGACCCGGCCTCGCAAGCCCAGCCCGACGACATTGTCGGCGCCGCGGACAAGGCGCTGTATGTGGCCAAGGCCAGTGGCCGGAACATGAGTGTTATCGCCAACTGAGTTCAACCGGACCGGTGGTTACTGCCTGAACGGGTCGGATGCTTCCAGTGCCGGAACAGCCGCGCATAGATCAGCACGTTGAGCGCCAGCACCACGCTGCCCAGTGCCAGTTGAATCGTGGGCGTCAGCCCGGCCGGATAAATGATCGGCCACACGTAGTGTTCGATAAAACCGCCGCCGTAACCGGTTTGCCCGGCCGCGTGGCGCATGCGGTTTTCCCATTCGGTGAGAGGGCACGCCAGGTGAAAGACTTCCACGATCACGCCCCATGCAGCGGCGGGCAGGTGCCACCAGATCAGGTGGCGCCATTTGAGCACCAGCAGCCCGCCGAACAGCACGAACAGAATGAACAACAAGTGAGACAGCACCAGCCCGTCGGCGGCGATCCGGTAAAACATGTCGATTCCCTGACGCGTTAGGTGAATCGCTCCATGGTACTCGGGCTGGACGCTTGTGCTCTATCGATTGCCGTCTTCAAGCGCTGCCAGTACTTCTTTCAAACGCACCGTCGTGCTTTCACTGCTGCGTTGCATTGGCGCTCGCAGCTCGTCGTGGATCAATCCTCCAAGGGCCAGGGCAGTTTTCACCGGAGCGGGATTGGGCTCGATGAACAGGCTGTGGATCAGTGGCAGCAACTGGAAGAAGGTCGTTCGGCCGGCCGCTAAGCGGTTGTCGCGAAGCTGTTGATACAGCGTCACGAACAGCTCGGGATGAACATGGGCCGAGGCGGCAATTGCGCCTTTGGCCCCCAGGCATAGCGCGCCGAAGATCTGATTATCTTCGCCGCACAGCACGTCGACGTTACCGCTGGAGAGCAGTGCCAAGGTGTTGGCTGGGTTGCCGCCGCAGTCCTTGATCGCGACGATCCGCTCATGGGCGACGATCCGGAGCAGGGTCGCCTGCTCGAAGGCTATGCCGGTGCGATAGGGGATGTCGTAGAGAATAATCGGGGCGCTGGACGCATCGGCGACGGTCTTGAAAAAGGCTTCGAGGCCGGCCTGGGAAGGGCGGATGTAGTAGGGCGGCGGCACCAGCAAGCCCGCCAGGGGACGCTTCAGGATTTCGCTTTGAAAGTGCAGCAACTCGGTGAGGTTGTTGCCGGCCAGGCCCATGACCACGCGTTCTGGTGGAACCTGTTCCAGCACCGCATCGAGCACCGCCAGTTGTTCATGTTTGGCCAGCGCCGCGGCTTCCCCGGTGGTGCCGCAGACCACTATGCCATCGACGCCTTTTTCCAGCAGATGACTGACCAGCCGCCGCAATCCGGCGAAGTCGATCGCGCCATTGTGAAACGGCGTAACGATGGGAACCCAGATACCTTGAAACGATGACATGCACTTTCTCCTGAAGGTTGACCGATTTCGTCACCGTCAGAAGCGTAGAAGGAAGTCAGCAAGAGGAGGGGTGTCCGTCGCGCTCAATGTCCTGTCAGCTCATCTGACGGGACAGCGCGCCCCGGTCACATGAGCGACTGTTTCTTCGATTTAGGGGCGTGCGCAACGCAACCTTGCGCCTTGGCAATCAAGCCAATGACGACAGTGTTGAGGTTGAAGGTTGCGGACATGGTTGCTTACACCCTGAATGAGGCGCCCAGTTTTAAAAGCCGACGGGGTATTTGTCAATCGTGAAGTCGTTGCAAGTGCGCAAGATTGTTCAAGCCATTGGCCATGACTGCTGGCACAGTCTGAAGACTTTTCCTGGTTGTAGAGCGTTATGTCCAACTCATTCATGCCGCGTACTGCATTCCTTCGTGGCGCCGCGGCCATCATGCCGTTGTCCCTGGCGACCGCGCCCTGGGGGTTGCTGGCCGGTTCCATGGCCATCGAGGCCAACCTCACGCCCCTGCAAGGCCAGGGGCTGTCGAGCATCGTGTTTGCCGGCGCGGCGCAATTGGTCGCCATCGGCATGCTCAAGGGCAGCGCCGGGGTCTTTTCGATTCTGTTGACCACGTTGCTGCTGACCTCCCAGCATTTGCTGTACGGGATGAGCATGCGTTCGGTGATTTCCCCGTTGCCGGGCCGCTGGCGTATCGGGCTGGGCTTTTTGCTCACCGACGAGTTGTTCGCCCTGACCAGCCAGCATGACAAACAGCAGTTCAATCGCTGGTACGCCCTCGGTGTGGGCCTGACGTTTTACATCGCCTGGAACCTCTTCACCCTGGCAGGCATTGTGCTGGGCAGCAGCATTCCGGGCCTTGAACACCTGGGGCTGGATTTCTCCATCGCCGCGACGTTTATCGCCTTGATCACGCCGGTGGTGCGCAACGTTCCGACGGTGGTCTGCGTGGCGGTCTCGCTGTTCTGTTCGGTGCTGTTCAGCTATTGGCAATGGGGCTCGGCGCTGGTGCTGTCGGGGTTGGCGGGCATGACCGCAGGGTTCATCTGCAACAAACTCTACGTGGGGCGCACATGATGGTCTGGGCTGTGATTATCGGGATGGGCCTGCTGGTGTTCCTGAACCGCTACGTCTTTCTCGAACCTCGGCTGCCGGTGCGCTTGAGCAGCAATGCCCGGCAGTTCCTCGGTTTCGCGGTGCCGGGCATGCTCACCGCGATCTGCGGGCCGATTGTGTTCATGCCCGACAAACAGTTGAACCTGCAGTGGGACAACCCCTACCTGATCAGTTCGCTGGTGGCCGTGGGCCTGGTGCTTTACACCCGCAATACTCTGCTCAGCATGTTGTTGAGCATGGGCTTTTTCTTTTTACTGCGCTGGTGGCTCTGAGTCGTCCGGCGCGAAACTGTTCTACGCTTAACGGATGATCCCTTGAGGACGGGAGGTGGGCATGGCCACTGAACCAAAGCGTCCGGACCTGGATGATGAGACCGATGAACCGACGGAGGAAGAAATCGAGCGGCAGAAGCGTTCGACGCCGGACTGGAAGCACCCCGACGACGGTAAAGAGCTGTCGGACCGCGACCAGGAACGCCCGCTGAAGCCCTGATCGGTTTGCACATCCCCAAAGCCCCGCCAATAGATGGCGGGGCTTTTTAGTTTTTGTAGTTTGAAATGCAATCACCTGGGGAGCAGGCGCTGGAACCAAACACTGTGTACCCTTATCCAACCTCGGCTCGCAGCGATTGGCGGGCCGGTCGAAGGATGAATGGGCGAGGGTTTTTTGCCATTAAACGTGACGGTCGCAAGGTCTGGCCCAAGGCAAAACATGAAGCAGTTGATCAAGGTTCTATCCGTATTCGCCATCGCCGTCGGCCTGTTTGGCTGCATCGCCGCGCCCATTGAAATGACGCCGCAGACGCAACAGCGTCTGCAAGCGCAGGCGCCGATCCGCTTTCTGCTGACCTTCGACGACGGGCCCAGCGCGTCCGGTTTTTACAACCCGACCGCCACTGTACTCGACAGCCTGGCGCACAATCCGCTGCAACCGGACATCAAAGCCGTGTTCTTCGTGCAGACCCGTGCCTCGGGCGCCGGCGGCAGTGACGTGGGGCGCCAACTCATGCGGCGCGAACAGGCCGAAGGGCATCTGCTGGGCTTCCACACGGCCACTCCCCACCACACCAACCATCGCTCCCTGGAGCCGGAACAGCTGGAGCAATCGCTGACCAACGGCAGCGCAGACATCGCCGCGATCACTGGCGCCTCGCCGATCCTGGTGCGTCCGCCGTTCTGGAATTATGACAAGCGCACTTTCGCGGCCTATCAGCAGCACGGCATGCATGTACTGCTGACCGACCTGAGCGCCAATGACGGCAAGATCTGGGGCTTCAACGCCAGCCCTCGGCGGCGGGCCAATATGCTGCGGCAGCTGTCCGAAGTCCGCGAGCGCATAGCCCTTGGCGAGTTGCCGACGGTGGATGGGGTGATTCCGGTGGTGGTGACCTTTCACGACCTCAACCGCTACACCGCCCGGCATGCCCGCGAATACCTGCAAATCCTCCTCGACAGTGCCAACGCCACCGGTCTGGCCATGGCGCAGAAACCGTTTTACGACGACACGGCAGCGCTACAGCGGGCGGCCATGGCGCGCACCGTCAAGCAGAGTTCCGAGCCTGTTCGTTTGCCGGGGATCTGGAATTGGATATGGGATGGGGATGCTCACTGAGCTCACTGAGCTCGCTGGCGCGTTGCGCAAGCTGAACTATTCTCAGTGGATCCAACCGGGAGGCCGTCCAGGGAGGGCGTCTGTCATGGTTCCTATTGAGCAGCTTTGCCAGATTGTCGAGTCCGGTTTCAAGCCGCTCTCCTGCGAATGCACCGTGAACCAGAATGAAACCTTACGGATCAAGGTTTTCGATCAGAGCTCCGGGCGGATTGAGTTGTTGATCACTGGAGTATCCCCCGACAAACTGATTAGTGTTCGCGATATTTCCAACCTGATCGGCGAACTTCGCATAGAAATGCGTGCCGGTCGCCGAGCGTTCGCCGGTGTCGTGGCCTAACCGCGACTTCTTGTAGCAGCTGCCGAAGGCTGCGTTCGGCTGCGTAGCAGTCGTAAAATCGGAGATCGCGATACATCAGGCAGACCGCATTAGCCGGATTCACGACCGCTACGCAGCCTCGCTGGGGCTCGACAGCTGCTACGGATTGCATTTACGGCTCAACTGTCGCCCGGCAGCAGTTCATCGATCATCTGCAAGCAATGATTCAACCCCGGCGACACATCGCCCACACGCCTGCTGAGAATAATCGGCGAGATCGCGTTGTCTTCCAGCACCGGAGTGAAGCCAATGTCGTCGCGGTGCAGCAACTGCACCGAGGCCGGTACCAGCGTCACCCCGATTCCCGCCCCCACCAGACCAATCGCCGTTTGCAGCTCGTTGGTCCATTGCGCCACCTTGATGTGCACGCCACTGGCTTCGAACAATGCGATCACGTGGTCGGCGTAACTCGGGCGCGGATTGCCGGGGTAGAGCACAAAGGGTTCCTTGGCCAGTTCCCGAAGGCTGATGGGCCTGGCGAGGAGCGGATGGCCGGCGGGCAGGGCGGCCACCAGTCGGTCTTCGGTGAGCACGGTCTGCAGGATGGCCGGGTCGTCGATGCGGATGCGCCCGAAGCCGACATCGATACGCCCGGCCTTGAGCGCCTGCACCTGTTGCAACGTGGTCATTTCCGAGAGCCCCAACTCCAGCGCCAGAGGCTCGCCGCTGCGCAACCGGCGAATCAGTTCCGGCAGCACGCCATAGAGTGTCGAGGGCGCAAAGCCGATGCCCAGCCAGGTCTTTTCGCCCAGGCCGATCCGCCGCGTGTTGTCGCAGACCTTGCCCAGTTGTTCGAGCAGGGCGGTGGAGTGTTCATGGAAAAAACGCCCGGCGTCGGTCAGCTTCAACGGTCGGCCGCGCTCCAGCAGCAGTACCCCGAGTTCGTCTTCCAGCTGCTGGATCTGCCGGCTCAGCGGCGGTTGGGCGATGTGCAGCAGTTCGGCGGCGCGGGTGAAGTTGAGGGTTTGAGCCAGCACCTGAAAATATCGCAGGTGACGCAGTTCCATGGGGCCTCCGGACGTCGATCTGTTAAATACCTTTAAGGTATCGAGTCAGACCAATTCTATATTGGCTTCCCGAAAAAAGCCGTACCAGAATCGGTTCCAGAACTTTAAGAACCTGACGGGTATCGCGACATGCTTGCAACAGCCATTGAATCGATCGAGACGATCATCGTCGATCTGCCGACCATTCGCCCACACAAGCTGGCGATGCACACCATGCAGAACCAGACCCTGGTGATCATTCGGGTGCGCTGTGCCGATGGCATTGAGGGTATCGGTGAGTCGACCACCATCGGCGGCCTGGCCTACGGCAACGAAAGCCCGGACAGCATCAAGACCAACATCGACAAACACTTCGCGCCACTGCTGATCAGCCAGGACAGCGGCAATGTGAATGCCGCGATGTTGCGCCTGGAGCGCAGCATTCGTGGCAACACCTTCGCCAAATCGGGTATCGAAAGCGCCTTGCTCGACGCCCAGGGCAAGCGCCTTGGCCTGTCGGTCAGTGAACTGTTGGGCGGACGGGTTCGCGATGCATTGCCGGTGGCCTGGACCCTGGCCAGCGGCGACACCGCCAAGGACATTGCCGAAGCGGAAAAAATGCTCGACCTGCGCCGCCACCGGATCTTCAAACTGAAAATCGGCGCTGGCGAGGTCAACCGCGACCTGGCTCACGTTATTGCGATCAAAAAGGCCTTGGGCGATCGCGCCAGTGTGCGGGTCGATGTCAATCAGGCCTGGGACGAAGCAGTCGCTCTGCGGGCCTGCCGGATACTCGGCACCAACGGCATCGACCTGATCGAACAACCGATCTCGCGCAATAACCGCGCCGGCATGGTGCGCCTGAATGCCATGAGCCCGGCGCCGATCATGGCCGATGAATCCATCGAATGCGTGGAAGATGCCTTTAACCTGGCACGGGAAGGCGCCGCTTCGGTGTTCGCTCTGAAAATCGCCAAGAACGGCGGCCCGCGCGCCGTGCTGCGAACCGCCGCGATTGCCGAGGCGGCCGGTATCGGCCTGTACGGCGGCACCATGCTCGAAGGCGGAATCGGCACGCTGGCCTCGGCCCATGCCTTTGTCACACTGAATACCTTGAGCTGGGATACCGAATTGTTCGGCCCGCTGCTGCTGACCGAAGACATCCTCAGCGAGCCATTGGTCTACCGCGATTTCCAACTGCACGTCCCGTCAACACCGGGGCTGGGCCTGACCCTGGATGAAGAGCGCCTGGCGTTTTTCCGTCGGGACAAAAGCTCCACTGTCGTTCATCAAGCCTGAGGAGGGCATCATGCTGTTTCACGTAAAAATGACCGTGAATCTACCGGTCGACATGAACCCGGAGCGCGCCGCTCAGCTAAAGGCCGACGAGAAAGCCCTGGCCCAGCGCCTGCAAGAGCAAGGCAAGTGGCGTCATCTGTGGCGCATCGCCGGGCTCTATGCCAATTACAGCGTGTTCGATGTCGACAGCGTTCAGGAACTGCACGACCTACTGATGCAATTGCCGCTGTACCCGTACATGGCGATCGAGGTCAACGCGCTGTGCCGGCATCCTTCTTCCATTCGCGAGGATGACCGCTGAATCCAGCCTGTTCAGTTCGCTACGCTAATAAATACAAGATGAGGATCCACCATGAACGTCAAGATTTCCCACACCGCCAGTGTCCAGAAGTTTCTCGAAGAAGCCAGCGGCCTGCTCAATGAAGCCGGCGATCCGCGGGTCAAGGCGCTGGTTTACCGCATCCTGCGCGATTCGGTGAACATCATCGAAGACCTGGCCGTGACCCCGGAAGAATTCTGGAAAGCCGTCAATTACCTCAACGTGCTGGGCGCGCGGCAGGAGGCCGGTCTGTTGGTTGCCGGGCTCGGTCTTGAGCATTACCTAGACCTGTTGATGGATGCCGAAGACGAGCAGGCCGGCAAGTCCGGCGGCACCCCGCGAACCATCGAGGGGCCGTTGTATGTGGCGGGTGCGCCGCTTTCGCAAGGCGAAGCGCGTCTCGATGACGGCGTCGATCCGGGTGTGACTCTGTTCATGCAGGGCCGGGTGTTCAACACCGCTGGCGAACCGCTGGCCGGCGCGGTGGTGGATGTCTGGCACGCCAACACTGGCGGCACCTATTCGTACTTCGACACCACCCAGTCCGAGTTCAACCTGCGTCGCCGGATCGTCACCGATGCCGAGGGTCGTTATCGCTTCCGTAGCATCGTGCCGTCGGGCTACGGCTGCCCGCCGGATGGTCCGACCCAGCAACTGCTCAATCAACTGGGCCGTCATGGCCAGCGGCCGGCGCACATTCACTTCTTCATTTCGGCACCGGATCATCGTCACCTGACCACCCAGATCAACCTCGATGGCGATCAGTATCTGCATGACGATTTCGCCTACGCCACCCGTGACGAACTGATCGCCAAGATCACCTTCAGCGACGATCCGCAGCGTGCAGCGGCCCATGGCGTGAGCGGTCGTTTTGCCGAAATCGATTTCGACTTCACCCTGCAGTCGTCCGCCCAACCTGAGGAGCAGCAACGCCACGAGCGGGTGCGTGCGCTCGAGGACTGATACCCTCGACCAGCCGAACCGGGTCACGAGATAACCGACCGTTTATCTCGTGGCCTTCTGTGTTTCGGGCAGGACACTAGAATGGCGGCGCCACCGATAACAACAATGAGAGTGAACCGATGATGCAAGCGCAATTGTTGAGTCATCGCAGCAGAATCTTCGACCATGCCGACCCGTATGCAGTGTCGGGCTACGTCAATCAGCATGTCGGCAACCATTGCCTGCAGATGCCCAGGGCCGGCCGACCGCTGGCCAGCCTCGATCATCGCACGTTCGCCAGCCTCGACCTGTGCCGCATCAGTTATGGCGCCAGCGTGCGGGTTACCTCTGGCGCGCTGGACAGCATCTATCACTTGCAAGTGCTGTTGCGCGGCAATTGCCTGTGGCGTGGCCACGGTCAGGAACATTACTTCGCGCCCGGGGAGTTGCTGCTGATCAACCCGGACGATCCGGTGGATCTGACCTATTCCAGTGATTGCGAAAAATTCATCCTGAAAGTCCCCACCCGGCTGCTGGAGTCGGTGTGCGAGGAGCAGCGCTGGCGGTATCCGGGGCAGGGCGTGCGGTTTCTGGAAAACCGTTATCAGCTCAATCAACTGGAAGGTTTCGTCGGTCTGCTGGCGATGATTTGCCAGGAAGCTGAGGCTTCCGAGCCGATTCCTCGCGTGCAGGAGCACTATGCGCAAATCGTGGTCAGCAAGATGCTCGGCCTGATGAAAACCAACGTCATGCGCACCGATCCCGGCTCAGCTTCGGCCACGTTCGAGGCGCTGGTCGATTACATCGCCTGCAACCTCAAGCAAGACATCGACAGCGAAGAACTGGCGCGCCAGGCGCGGATGAGCCTGCGTTCGCTGTATGGGCTGTTCGAACGCAATGCGGGGGACACGCCGAAAAACTACATCCGGCAGAAGAAGCTCGAGCGTATTCACGCCAACCTGAGCGACCCGACCTGCAACGTGCGCAACGTCACGGAAGTGGCCATGGATTACGGCTTCCTGCACCTGGGCCGGTTCTCCGACAGCTACCGCAAACAGTTCGGCGAATTGC
The Pseudomonas sp. GR 6-02 genome window above contains:
- a CDS encoding polysaccharide deacetylase family protein; its protein translation is MKQLIKVLSVFAIAVGLFGCIAAPIEMTPQTQQRLQAQAPIRFLLTFDDGPSASGFYNPTATVLDSLAHNPLQPDIKAVFFVQTRASGAGGSDVGRQLMRREQAEGHLLGFHTATPHHTNHRSLEPEQLEQSLTNGSADIAAITGASPILVRPPFWNYDKRTFAAYQQHGMHVLLTDLSANDGKIWGFNASPRRRANMLRQLSEVRERIALGELPTVDGVIPVVVTFHDLNRYTARHAREYLQILLDSANATGLAMAQKPFYDDTAALQRAAMARTVKQSSEPVRLPGIWNWIWDGDAH
- a CDS encoding DUF1652 domain-containing protein is translated as MVPIEQLCQIVESGFKPLSCECTVNQNETLRIKVFDQSSGRIELLITGVSPDKLISVRDISNLIGELRIEMRAGRRAFAGVVA
- the ppnN gene encoding nucleotide 5'-monophosphate nucleosidase PpnN, whose protein sequence is MTQRHVINASVSPKGSLETLSQREVQQLSEASSGITYTLFRQCALAILNTGAHVDNAKTILEAYKDFEIRIHQQDRGVRLELLNAPADAFVDGEMIASTREMLFSALRDIVYTENELDALSIDLSTSQGISDYVFHLLRNARTLRPGVEPKIVVCWGGHSINTEEYKYTKKVGHELGLRSLDICTGCGPGVMKGPMKGATIAHAKQRIHGGRYLGLTEPGIIAAEAPNPIVNELVILPDIEKRLEAFVRVGHGIIIFPGGAGTAEEFLYLLGILMHPDNQDLPFPVVLTGPKSAAPYLEQLHAFVGATLGEEAQQHYEIIIDDPAEVARQMTQGLKAVKQFRRERNDAFHFNWLLKIDEGFQRPFDPTHANMANLQLSRNLPPHELAANLRRAFSGIVAGNVKDKGIRLIEEHGPYQIRGDAEVLQPLDHLLKAFVAQHRMKLPGGAAYVPCYQVVA
- a CDS encoding AzlD domain-containing protein; the encoded protein is MVWAVIIGMGLLVFLNRYVFLEPRLPVRLSSNARQFLGFAVPGMLTAICGPIVFMPDKQLNLQWDNPYLISSLVAVGLVLYTRNTLLSMLLSMGFFFLLRWWL
- a CDS encoding DUF3087 domain-containing protein; its protein translation is MFEIQPMNAETYRRQTRRSTVIIALMFLALAMVLSTAAVTLFGEPGGDNLRFNVGGVFAALLLTVALMRGKFWSQEWMAPAVYGWQLKRSLMSVTNVMHQVTAAVEQGDPAAMKLLRFYHLGLSQMHQLDGNSSDQSQLTREMDQHKARMDALGIETEQRRLNPAWFEAIKQTPI
- the dapA gene encoding 4-hydroxy-tetrahydrodipicolinate synthase produces the protein MSSFQGIWVPIVTPFHNGAIDFAGLRRLVSHLLEKGVDGIVVCGTTGEAAALAKHEQLAVLDAVLEQVPPERVVMGLAGNNLTELLHFQSEILKRPLAGLLVPPPYYIRPSQAGLEAFFKTVADASSAPIILYDIPYRTGIAFEQATLLRIVAHERIVAIKDCGGNPANTLALLSSGNVDVLCGEDNQIFGALCLGAKGAIAASAHVHPELFVTLYQQLRDNRLAAGRTTFFQLLPLIHSLFIEPNPAPVKTALALGGLIHDELRAPMQRSSESTTVRLKEVLAALEDGNR
- a CDS encoding sensor domain-containing diguanylate cyclase, which gives rise to MGHPSVKDRIEHTRFATPWVPEPVESTLKVRYAVSLLIAVCLSLMAIVIGESWNSRQYHLRESEVAMSNLAQTLASQAQASIKQADTLLFSLVDRLEIDGMQPEKLPRLQRLLQAQRSELVQIHGLFVFDEEGRWLANAINVIPPNANNSDREYFIYHRDHPDRGPHIGPSIKSRSTGEWIMTVSRRINHPDGRFAGVVVASIYLEHFLDLYNSIDMGNNGVINLISDDATIVVRRPFNEADIGTSVAKGPLFTQLLPKGDSGTATVRSFVDGVVRVVGFRRVEGYPLVVFAGLDKDEVLASWRQESIFSAGIVLLLLGFLGALGYRLIRLMKQQNHIQNNLLETQDKLIEVNRSLELLALEDALTGLSNRRQFDLFILAEMGRARRSQAHLALLMIDVDHFKNFNDHYGHLAGDECLRKISTIITENIKRPGDLAARFGGEEFTVVLPGTDYVGAFLVAENIRRAVQQAGIEHVGGVEGVVTVSVGVCAYDPASQAQPDDIVGAADKALYVAKASGRNMSVIAN
- a CDS encoding AzlC family ABC transporter permease, coding for MSNSFMPRTAFLRGAAAIMPLSLATAPWGLLAGSMAIEANLTPLQGQGLSSIVFAGAAQLVAIGMLKGSAGVFSILLTTLLLTSQHLLYGMSMRSVISPLPGRWRIGLGFLLTDELFALTSQHDKQQFNRWYALGVGLTFYIAWNLFTLAGIVLGSSIPGLEHLGLDFSIAATFIALITPVVRNVPTVVCVAVSLFCSVLFSYWQWGSALVLSGLAGMTAGFICNKLYVGRT
- a CDS encoding LysR family transcriptional regulator yields the protein MELRHLRYFQVLAQTLNFTRAAELLHIAQPPLSRQIQQLEDELGVLLLERGRPLKLTDAGRFFHEHSTALLEQLGKVCDNTRRIGLGEKTWLGIGFAPSTLYGVLPELIRRLRSGEPLALELGLSEMTTLQQVQALKAGRIDVGFGRIRIDDPAILQTVLTEDRLVAALPAGHPLLARPISLRELAKEPFVLYPGNPRPSYADHVIALFEASGVHIKVAQWTNELQTAIGLVGAGIGVTLVPASVQLLHRDDIGFTPVLEDNAISPIILSRRVGDVSPGLNHCLQMIDELLPGDS
- a CDS encoding DUF2784 domain-containing protein; amino-acid sequence: MFYRIAADGLVLSHLLFILFVLFGGLLVLKWRHLIWWHLPAAAWGVIVEVFHLACPLTEWENRMRHAAGQTGYGGGFIEHYVWPIIYPAGLTPTIQLALGSVVLALNVLIYARLFRHWKHPTRSGSNHRSG